A stretch of the Pseudomonas helvetica genome encodes the following:
- a CDS encoding ABC transporter permease: protein MSLPSYTSPMGRVWFFSVRSFAVLVLLFLILPILVVVPLSFNVEPYFSFTSGMLSLDPAAFSMRWYHMLLEDPLWVLSFKNSLLIAFCATVISTALGTLAALGLCRANLPCKGLLMGTLISPMIVPVIISSAGMYFFYSALGIGQNHLGIILGHAVLGTPFVIITVTATLVGFDHSLTRAATSLGASSTYTFFRVTFPIIRPGIMSGALFAMVTSFDEAVLVQFLGGVEQRTIPRQMWSGMREQISPTILAAATLLILGSVALLVAVELMRRRSLRLRGIKE from the coding sequence ATGAGTCTTCCAAGCTATACCAGCCCGATGGGCAGAGTCTGGTTCTTCAGCGTTCGAAGCTTTGCGGTATTGGTGCTGTTGTTTCTGATTTTGCCAATTTTGGTAGTGGTGCCTTTGTCATTTAACGTCGAGCCCTACTTCAGCTTTACCAGCGGCATGCTCAGCCTTGATCCAGCGGCCTTTTCAATGCGTTGGTACCACATGCTTCTCGAGGATCCACTGTGGGTGCTGTCGTTCAAAAACAGTCTGCTGATCGCCTTCTGCGCAACGGTGATTTCAACGGCACTCGGGACGTTGGCAGCACTCGGTTTGTGCCGCGCTAATCTGCCGTGCAAGGGACTGCTGATGGGCACCCTGATTTCGCCGATGATCGTACCGGTGATCATCTCTTCTGCCGGCATGTACTTTTTCTACAGCGCACTGGGCATCGGGCAAAACCACCTTGGCATCATTCTGGGCCATGCGGTACTCGGTACGCCATTCGTCATCATCACAGTGACGGCGACATTAGTTGGTTTCGACCACTCGTTGACCAGAGCAGCGACAAGCCTCGGAGCTTCTTCCACCTATACATTTTTCCGCGTGACCTTCCCAATTATTCGTCCAGGGATCATGTCCGGCGCGCTCTTTGCGATGGTGACCTCATTCGATGAGGCGGTGCTGGTGCAATTTCTTGGCGGGGTTGAGCAACGCACCATACCGCGCCAGATGTGGTCAGGCATGCGCGAACAGATCAGCCCAACCATCCTGGCGGCGGCCACGTTACTGATTCTCGGCTCGGTGGCATTGCTGGTCGCTGTTGAACTCATGCGTCGACGCTCGTTGCGCTTACGAGGCATAAAAGAATGA
- a CDS encoding dTMP kinase → MNRALFVSLDGPKGTGKTTLLEAVTKVLRADNKKVIRLCEKKSDPYRGEIMTLVNKLVRNPTRDLELRVCERFADSRTWISQHVLAKQPPGSIILIDRWYPSDAAFRRIIPFAEILQLNIDRNVRVPDLHVGVVTAPDISWARAAARSRGLSSTVIHKLEEHVACTKAFERAIADHGWVLCRNEGTIEDATMQVISEIYRVLRCPADEVR, encoded by the coding sequence ATGAATCGTGCGCTGTTTGTTTCTCTAGATGGGCCCAAGGGAACCGGTAAAACCACACTGTTGGAAGCCGTTACGAAAGTACTGAGGGCAGACAATAAAAAGGTTATCCGACTTTGCGAGAAAAAAAGCGATCCCTATAGGGGGGAAATAATGACCCTCGTTAACAAACTCGTCAGAAATCCCACCCGGGATTTGGAGTTGAGGGTTTGTGAGCGCTTTGCTGATAGCCGTACCTGGATTTCCCAGCACGTATTGGCTAAACAGCCACCAGGCAGCATCATCTTGATTGATCGCTGGTACCCGTCTGATGCCGCGTTTCGCCGGATAATCCCGTTTGCAGAGATTCTACAGTTGAACATTGATCGAAACGTGCGAGTGCCAGACCTGCATGTCGGGGTTGTCACCGCCCCTGATATTTCATGGGCGAGGGCAGCGGCCCGATCGCGTGGGCTAAGCAGTACGGTGATCCATAAGCTGGAAGAACATGTCGCTTGTACCAAGGCGTTCGAGCGAGCGATTGCAGATCACGGCTGGGTTTTATGCCGTAATGAAGGAACGATCGAAGACGCAACGATGCAGGTGATTTCTGAGATCTATAGAGTCCTTCGATGCCCCGCAGACGAAGTTCGCTGA
- a CDS encoding sugar MFS transporter → MSTYVFALFFILGSITSLNDVLVPKLKHLFSLSYTEAMLVQSSFFFAYFIFAIPAGLLISRIGYMRAAVLGLLLMAGGCLLFIPATQSALFPAFLGALFVLAIGVTTVQVVANPLLSLLGTAATAPSRLTLGHAFNSLGTTVAPYLGAILILGSLNAVDTSALSPAELTSFLSQEASVISNTYASITLFICMVALIVWLKRNELQPSTRPERLNPLAALNLLKQPRFALGTASIFLYVGAEVTIGSLITDYLMLPTTLALPAEAAGKHVAFYWGGALVGRFIGSALMRTFAPGKLLAFAATAVIVLLTISATTQGVVAGWSLLAVGLFNSIMFPTIFTLATAGLGHRAAEGSGLFCCAIVGGAFIPPLTGYAADLSTLAMALSVPATCYACIAIYGWYARVPKH, encoded by the coding sequence ATGAGCACCTACGTGTTCGCGCTGTTTTTCATCCTCGGCAGCATCACCAGCCTTAACGATGTCCTGGTGCCAAAACTCAAGCACCTCTTCAGCCTCAGCTATACCGAGGCCATGCTTGTGCAGTCGTCATTCTTTTTTGCCTATTTCATTTTCGCCATACCCGCAGGCCTGCTCATTTCGCGAATCGGCTACATGAGAGCGGCCGTCCTCGGGTTGCTGCTGATGGCTGGTGGATGCCTGCTCTTCATTCCCGCCACCCAGTCCGCATTGTTTCCAGCCTTCCTCGGCGCCCTCTTTGTGCTTGCGATTGGCGTGACAACCGTTCAGGTCGTTGCGAACCCGCTGCTTTCGCTGCTCGGAACCGCCGCAACGGCCCCTAGTCGCCTCACCCTCGGCCATGCGTTCAATTCGCTGGGAACCACTGTCGCGCCGTACCTGGGTGCCATACTGATCCTGGGCTCCCTCAATGCGGTAGATACCTCCGCATTGTCGCCAGCAGAACTGACGTCCTTCCTGTCGCAGGAAGCCAGCGTGATCAGCAACACCTATGCAAGCATTACGCTCTTCATCTGCATGGTCGCCTTGATCGTCTGGCTGAAAAGAAATGAGCTGCAACCGTCAACAAGACCTGAGCGTCTCAATCCACTCGCTGCGCTCAACCTTCTAAAGCAGCCGCGCTTTGCACTCGGCACCGCTTCCATATTTCTCTATGTTGGCGCCGAAGTCACGATTGGCAGCCTCATTACCGACTACCTCATGCTGCCGACAACCCTGGCCCTTCCCGCCGAAGCCGCGGGCAAGCATGTTGCCTTCTATTGGGGTGGCGCCCTGGTTGGCCGCTTTATCGGCTCGGCGCTGATGCGCACTTTCGCACCTGGGAAACTGCTGGCCTTTGCCGCCACGGCAGTCATTGTGCTGTTGACGATCTCTGCCACCACACAAGGCGTTGTTGCCGGATGGTCGCTGCTGGCCGTCGGGCTGTTCAACTCCATCATGTTTCCGACGATCTTTACCCTTGCGACCGCAGGGCTCGGTCATCGCGCGGCAGAAGGTTCGGGCCTGTTTTGTTGCGCCATTGTTGGCGGGGCATTTATTCCGCCATTGACAGGGTATGCGGCCGACCTCTCGACACTCGCGATGGCATTGAGCGTGCCAGCGACCTGTTATGCCTGCATCGCAATTTACGGTTGGTATGCCCGCGTTCCGAAGCACTAG
- a CDS encoding ABC transporter permease, translated as MSNSYTVSPMLETVSETLPQGDLKSSLDRAERLNKTKSLLLVVPLLAFITVFFLLPIGAMLLRSIQNPTLSTAMPQTAAALANWEGTALPDEQLFATVGHEILALQEARQLDSVGSDLNRVMGDAKSLMARTARGLASKVVVPGAFNTTMTGIDKRWGQIGTWTQLKKMAPAYSATNYLAALDLRYDDQGKVVQQPESRRIYVSILIKTLMVALGITALCMILGYPLAYMLATLPAKTSNLLMVMVLLPFWTSLLVRTSAWMVILQSNGVLNSTLNSMGLINQPLELMYNMFGTVIAMTHILLPFMVLPMFSVMKSIDTTYTRAAHSMGASSFRTFVQIYFPLSLPGLSAGGILVFILATGYYITPALVGGRTGQVISNFIAYHMQTSLNWGLAAAIASILLMIVLVLYWIYDRVVGINNMKLG; from the coding sequence ATGAGCAACTCATATACCGTCAGCCCCATGCTAGAGACAGTCAGCGAAACCCTACCTCAAGGAGATCTGAAGTCCAGCCTTGACCGGGCAGAACGTCTAAACAAGACCAAATCACTGCTATTGGTCGTCCCATTGCTGGCATTCATTACGGTATTTTTCTTGCTGCCTATCGGCGCGATGTTGCTGCGCAGCATTCAAAACCCGACCCTTTCCACGGCGATGCCACAGACCGCAGCCGCATTAGCCAACTGGGAGGGCACAGCCTTGCCAGACGAGCAGTTGTTCGCCACCGTGGGTCATGAAATCCTCGCCCTGCAAGAGGCCCGACAATTGGACAGTGTCGGCTCCGATCTCAATAGGGTGATGGGTGACGCCAAGAGCCTGATGGCCCGCACTGCACGTGGCCTAGCCAGCAAGGTCGTCGTGCCAGGTGCGTTTAACACCACAATGACCGGCATCGACAAGCGCTGGGGGCAGATCGGCACCTGGACGCAGTTGAAGAAAATGGCGCCAGCCTACTCCGCAACTAACTATCTCGCGGCCTTGGACTTACGTTATGACGACCAAGGTAAGGTCGTTCAACAACCTGAGAGCCGACGCATCTACGTCAGCATTCTGATCAAGACCTTGATGGTTGCACTGGGTATCACGGCGCTGTGCATGATCCTGGGTTACCCGCTGGCCTACATGCTCGCCACCCTTCCAGCAAAAACCAGCAACCTGTTGATGGTCATGGTGCTGTTGCCGTTCTGGACATCACTTCTGGTACGCACCAGCGCCTGGATGGTGATCTTGCAATCCAACGGTGTGCTGAACAGCACGTTGAACAGCATGGGATTGATCAACCAGCCACTCGAACTCATGTACAACATGTTCGGAACGGTCATTGCTATGACCCACATTCTTCTGCCTTTCATGGTGCTGCCGATGTTCAGCGTCATGAAAAGCATCGACACAACCTATACCCGTGCAGCGCACTCCATGGGCGCCAGTTCGTTCCGCACTTTTGTGCAGATCTATTTTCCCTTGTCTCTGCCTGGATTGAGCGCTGGAGGCATCCTGGTGTTCATTCTGGCGACGGGGTACTACATCACTCCGGCGTTGGTGGGTGGGCGTACCGGACAAGTCATCAGCAATTTCATTGCTTACCACATGCAGACCTCCCTGAACTGGGGACTGGCCGCCGCCATCGCGTCCATCCTCCTGATGATTGTCCTGGTGCTGTACTGGATTTATGACCGGGTCGTGGGCATCAACAATATGAAATTGGGGTAA
- a CDS encoding ABC transporter ATP-binding protein produces MRTESFVSFRNVQKSYDGEHLVVKNFNLEIEQGEFVTMLGPSGSGKTTCLMMLAGFETVTHGQICIDEKPVNDIAPQKRGIGMVFQNYALFPHMTIEENLAFPLRVRKLSRQDIEDRVRLSLDLVALGQFAKRMPAQLSGGQKQRVALARALIFEPRLVLMDEPLGALDKQLREQMQYEIKRLSKQLGITVVYVTHDQTEALTMSDRIAVFNDGIVQQLANPSDLYEKPQTAFVASFIGENNRLMGQIIERQERYCQVRVGEHLVKALAVNIHPVSSTTTLSIRPERVQIGARPGEYDNHMPARIEEIIYHGDHLRARLKLAGNDEFIVKMVNTAGHAAPQAGTCIDVGWSADDCRALDA; encoded by the coding sequence ATGCGTACTGAATCATTCGTTAGCTTTCGAAATGTGCAGAAGAGTTATGACGGCGAACATCTGGTCGTCAAAAACTTCAACCTCGAAATCGAACAGGGTGAGTTCGTCACCATGCTTGGCCCTTCGGGTTCCGGCAAGACGACATGTTTGATGATGTTGGCAGGGTTCGAGACCGTGACTCATGGGCAAATTTGCATTGATGAAAAGCCGGTAAATGATATAGCTCCGCAAAAGCGCGGTATCGGCATGGTGTTTCAGAACTATGCCCTTTTCCCTCACATGACCATTGAAGAAAACCTCGCCTTCCCACTGAGAGTGCGCAAATTGTCCCGGCAAGACATCGAAGACCGGGTGCGTCTATCACTTGACCTGGTGGCCTTGGGACAATTCGCAAAGCGAATGCCGGCTCAGCTGTCTGGCGGTCAGAAACAGCGTGTTGCACTGGCCCGCGCATTAATCTTCGAGCCACGTTTGGTGCTGATGGATGAACCGCTTGGAGCGCTGGACAAACAGCTTCGTGAACAGATGCAATATGAAATCAAGCGTCTGTCAAAACAGCTCGGCATCACAGTTGTGTACGTTACTCACGATCAGACTGAAGCCCTTACGATGTCGGATCGCATCGCAGTCTTTAACGATGGAATTGTCCAGCAACTGGCCAATCCGTCCGACCTTTACGAAAAACCGCAGACCGCATTTGTCGCGAGTTTCATCGGCGAGAACAACCGGCTGATGGGGCAGATTATCGAGCGCCAGGAACGTTACTGCCAGGTGCGTGTTGGTGAGCACCTCGTCAAGGCGCTGGCCGTCAATATCCACCCTGTCAGCTCGACCACCACACTGTCGATTCGTCCTGAGCGCGTGCAGATTGGCGCACGTCCAGGTGAGTACGACAACCATATGCCGGCCCGCATTGAGGAGATCATTTATCACGGTGATCACTTGCGAGCGCGCTTGAAACTGGCAGGCAACGACGAGTTCATCGTCAAGATGGTCAACACCGCAGGACACGCTGCTCCCCAAGCCGGTACTTGCATTGATGTGGGTTGGTCAGCCGACGACTGTCGGGCGCTTGACGCCTGA
- a CDS encoding histone-like nucleoid-structuring protein, MvaT/MvaU family, producing the protein MAAQLAELESMKSDSGLKKEMEFESKLRHLLGEYGYSLKDVIKLLDPQAGRRAPAVESKVGSRKPREVKVYKNPHTGEVVETKGGNHKTLKEWKAEHGSATVESWLTE; encoded by the coding sequence CTGGCCGCCCAGCTCGCAGAGCTTGAGTCGATGAAAAGTGATTCCGGCCTTAAGAAGGAAATGGAGTTTGAGAGCAAACTGCGCCATTTGCTTGGTGAGTACGGCTACAGCCTGAAAGATGTGATCAAACTGCTTGATCCACAAGCCGGTCGCCGTGCTCCAGCCGTTGAGTCCAAAGTCGGCAGCCGTAAGCCACGCGAAGTGAAGGTCTACAAAAACCCGCACACCGGCGAAGTCGTTGAGACCAAAGGCGGCAATCACAAAACGCTGAAGGAATGGAAAGCGGAACACGGCTCCGCGACCGTTGAGTCCTGGCTAACCGAGTGA
- the gcvA gene encoding transcriptional regulator GcvA, which yields MKKRLPPLNWLRAFESAARHLSFTEAAVELSLTQAAVSQQIKALESQLGAALFKRLPRGLELTEPGLAFLPVVHESVERLAAATDEIFGQGHRKVLTVRSSLVFFTHWLAGRLPRFREQHPDVNLRITSNIWMGETDLESDLEIRYGSGKWTGLKSERLTWDLLFPVCAPGLPTTQKPLKTPRDLRHHELLHVLGYEEGWGYWLKKAKADDVDSSQGLQFDTLISALKMAELGQGVALARSSLVEQYLESGQLIAPLTAKFKTSEAFYLVYSPHKIVNPQAAAFASWLMEEASAARSEE from the coding sequence ATGAAGAAGCGACTACCTCCGCTCAACTGGTTGCGCGCGTTCGAGTCAGCCGCTCGTCACCTAAGCTTTACGGAGGCGGCTGTAGAACTGAGTCTCACTCAGGCAGCCGTCAGCCAGCAGATCAAAGCGCTGGAATCGCAGCTCGGCGCAGCTCTGTTTAAGCGTCTACCTAGAGGTTTGGAACTGACGGAACCTGGCTTAGCCTTTCTACCCGTCGTCCATGAATCGGTGGAGCGTCTTGCAGCGGCGACCGATGAAATATTTGGTCAAGGGCACCGGAAGGTACTCACAGTGCGCAGCAGTCTGGTTTTCTTTACTCACTGGCTGGCGGGTCGCCTGCCGCGATTTCGTGAGCAGCATCCAGATGTCAATTTGCGTATCACCAGCAACATCTGGATGGGCGAAACCGATCTCGAATCCGATCTGGAAATTCGCTATGGCAGCGGAAAATGGACTGGCCTGAAGAGTGAACGGCTGACCTGGGATTTGCTTTTCCCTGTGTGCGCCCCTGGTTTGCCCACAACGCAAAAGCCCTTGAAAACCCCAAGAGACCTTCGTCACCACGAACTTCTGCATGTCTTGGGTTATGAGGAGGGATGGGGCTATTGGTTGAAAAAGGCCAAGGCCGACGACGTTGACTCATCTCAAGGACTGCAGTTCGACACGCTTATTTCCGCACTGAAAATGGCGGAGTTGGGTCAAGGCGTTGCCTTGGCGCGATCATCGCTTGTCGAGCAGTATCTTGAATCAGGACAACTCATCGCCCCTTTAACTGCAAAATTCAAAACCTCAGAAGCGTTTTATTTAGTGTATTCCCCGCACAAAATCGTCAATCCCCAAGCAGCAGCTTTCGCAAGTTGGCTGATGGAAGAAGCGTCCGCCGCGCGTAGCGAAGAATGA
- a CDS encoding carbohydrate kinase, producing MVLPRAVVFGEALTDLVQGPPGQWKGYPGGAPWNVARALSRLGVSSAFAGAVSIDSLGDEIVAQSEAAALDMSFIQRVDRDPLVAIVPSSRPPRYFFAGDADLFFDPDLMPEGWINKAELCHFSCISLARQPLADRLVKIAQQAKEAGKRISYDPNWRNLMDSHYREQTFPTMTTLADMIKLSDEDLRHIYPGLTEHQAMDELRALNPQAQILFTRGEHGMILHTPDSQLDQPAIAVKVEDTVGAGDACMAGWLAAELLGIADLRERLRFSAACASISCRHAGAHAPALADVEGLLKLLIDI from the coding sequence ATGGTATTGCCTCGCGCGGTAGTATTTGGCGAAGCCCTGACCGACCTTGTCCAAGGCCCTCCTGGACAGTGGAAGGGCTATCCAGGTGGTGCTCCCTGGAACGTTGCACGAGCGTTAAGCCGCTTGGGTGTTAGCAGCGCTTTTGCTGGGGCGGTGAGCATAGATTCACTGGGTGACGAGATAGTTGCGCAGTCGGAAGCGGCAGCGTTAGATATGAGCTTTATCCAACGAGTAGATCGAGATCCTTTGGTCGCCATCGTTCCATCGAGCCGTCCTCCAAGATACTTTTTTGCTGGAGATGCCGATCTGTTTTTTGACCCAGATCTGATGCCCGAAGGATGGATCAACAAAGCAGAGCTGTGTCATTTCAGCTGCATCAGTTTAGCTCGACAGCCACTCGCAGACAGGCTGGTTAAAATTGCTCAGCAGGCCAAAGAAGCCGGTAAACGGATTAGCTATGATCCGAACTGGCGCAATTTAATGGATAGTCATTATCGGGAGCAGACCTTCCCTACGATGACCACCCTTGCTGACATGATTAAGCTTTCCGACGAAGACCTTCGGCACATTTATCCAGGGCTGACCGAACACCAGGCAATGGATGAACTTCGCGCTCTTAATCCTCAGGCACAGATATTGTTTACCCGAGGGGAACACGGGATGATTCTCCACACCCCGGACAGCCAACTCGATCAGCCGGCTATTGCCGTGAAAGTGGAAGACACGGTTGGTGCAGGAGACGCTTGTATGGCTGGTTGGCTGGCTGCGGAGTTGCTGGGGATCGCAGACTTGAGAGAGCGCCTGCGATTTTCAGCGGCTTGCGCATCCATATCTTGCCGCCATGCTGGAGCACATGCTCCTGCGCTAGCGGATGTGGAAGGTTTGCTGAAGTTGCTAATAGATATCTGA
- a CDS encoding CoA transferase, protein MTNLSQLPLCGVNVIDFGQYIAGPAVAMILGDLGATVIHIDPPAGPLWDSPANAVLNRNKQCLRLDLKSPEGLHHARQMIAKADIVIENFRPGVMKKLGLDFSELRREHPQLITLSIPGFATNDELRSQWRATEAIIASASGVFTDMGQNRVLMGINPSFSPLPLASAYGTMLAVSAVVLALQSRQRTGMGDEIEVPLASAVMEGLSYNSIKIDGYPARYKTLREKEIERRRAENLPMNLSYEDLQEYLDPFYRTYECADGRKFYAVCPSHRSHAKRCLQAMGLYEEMLAAGLPKVEDPYLPFAQWEGDASLGVYPLPAHWAKVISARMKEVFLTKTAAQWEKIFGEGQFPGAPHRSTQEWLHDEHANTAGLVVDVTDHQYGLMKQPGAIAWLEDSAELMLSPLSRREVSIEEALATLSEGTREELPAVNQPCSKGWLDGVRILDLTNVIAGPHSTSFLGRFGADVIKLDPTKPNYDPWNTVVFGMSSARGKQSVLVDLNQEEGREVFDRLVKSVDVIVMNAPDRQLAPLGLDEASLKEVNPEVIFCQLDCFGGPRRGPRTDYLGYDDLIQATTGIMLRFGGGMQTPEEHAHVGTIDVMCGFAAALGVATALYQKSRTGKVSRARTSLAALGNLVQVPFCYDYSGRAPFDEPAGREVLGYSDLSRFYRTADGWLYLDADSADLGRLDAVQGLNGLSAAGDHVAFLSAALAKVAGETWQRRLQEAGVAAAVPDNIDNLRNRYSRPADNYPGTDNGSYSFSVYADHPSGRCVTQLDPFAIRPRHAAIRSLSPAEKFGASTRSVLGELGYSESEVDALMTRSVISDSWSQEYLPS, encoded by the coding sequence ATGACAAACCTCAGTCAGCTACCCCTTTGCGGTGTGAACGTTATCGATTTTGGCCAATACATTGCCGGCCCCGCTGTCGCGATGATACTGGGTGATCTCGGGGCCACGGTCATTCATATTGATCCACCCGCTGGCCCGCTCTGGGATAGCCCGGCGAATGCCGTCCTCAACCGAAACAAGCAGTGCTTACGCTTGGACTTGAAGTCCCCTGAGGGTTTGCACCACGCCAGGCAGATGATCGCCAAAGCCGACATCGTGATTGAGAACTTCCGTCCTGGCGTGATGAAAAAACTGGGGCTGGATTTTTCCGAGTTGCGTCGTGAACACCCGCAACTGATCACCTTGTCCATTCCAGGTTTTGCAACCAATGATGAACTCCGAAGCCAATGGCGTGCCACTGAGGCAATTATCGCTTCAGCCTCAGGGGTTTTCACTGATATGGGGCAAAATCGGGTATTGATGGGCATTAACCCGAGCTTTTCTCCACTGCCACTCGCATCCGCTTACGGCACTATGCTCGCCGTCTCGGCTGTGGTGCTGGCATTGCAATCCAGACAACGCACTGGCATGGGTGATGAGATTGAAGTGCCGCTCGCTTCGGCGGTCATGGAGGGACTTTCTTACAACTCAATCAAGATCGACGGCTATCCAGCGCGCTACAAAACCTTGCGTGAAAAAGAGATTGAGCGTAGGCGAGCCGAGAACCTGCCGATGAACCTCAGTTATGAGGATTTGCAGGAGTACCTCGACCCCTTCTACCGTACCTATGAATGTGCTGACGGACGCAAATTCTACGCAGTTTGCCCTTCCCATCGCTCGCATGCCAAACGCTGCCTACAGGCAATGGGTTTGTACGAGGAAATGCTCGCTGCAGGCCTTCCCAAAGTTGAAGATCCCTACCTGCCATTTGCACAATGGGAAGGTGATGCCTCACTCGGTGTTTATCCACTACCAGCTCATTGGGCCAAGGTTATCTCGGCGCGCATGAAGGAAGTCTTCCTGACCAAGACGGCTGCGCAATGGGAAAAAATCTTCGGTGAAGGGCAGTTTCCTGGCGCTCCTCATCGTTCAACTCAAGAGTGGTTGCACGATGAGCATGCAAACACTGCAGGTCTAGTGGTTGACGTCACTGATCATCAATATGGGCTGATGAAACAGCCTGGTGCTATAGCCTGGCTGGAAGACAGTGCAGAGTTGATGTTGTCTCCGCTCTCACGACGAGAAGTCAGTATCGAGGAGGCATTGGCCACCTTGAGTGAAGGCACTCGCGAGGAGTTGCCAGCCGTAAATCAGCCATGTTCAAAAGGATGGCTGGACGGTGTTCGTATCCTCGACCTGACCAACGTGATTGCCGGCCCGCACTCGACCTCATTCCTCGGGCGATTCGGTGCGGATGTCATCAAGCTTGACCCCACCAAGCCAAATTACGATCCATGGAACACCGTGGTATTCGGTATGTCTTCGGCGCGCGGTAAGCAAAGCGTGTTGGTCGACCTCAATCAAGAGGAGGGGCGTGAGGTATTCGATAGGTTGGTGAAGTCAGTGGATGTCATTGTCATGAATGCGCCTGATCGCCAACTGGCGCCTTTAGGGTTAGATGAAGCCAGCCTGAAGGAGGTGAATCCTGAGGTGATTTTCTGCCAGTTGGACTGCTTCGGTGGCCCGCGCCGTGGCCCTAGAACTGACTACTTGGGTTACGACGATCTCATCCAGGCCACGACCGGCATCATGCTGCGGTTTGGTGGCGGTATGCAGACCCCGGAAGAACATGCTCATGTTGGCACCATTGATGTGATGTGCGGTTTCGCTGCTGCGCTTGGCGTGGCCACAGCGTTGTATCAAAAGTCCAGAACTGGCAAGGTCAGCCGAGCTCGGACGTCACTGGCTGCCTTGGGCAACCTGGTTCAAGTTCCTTTCTGTTACGACTACTCGGGGCGCGCACCTTTTGATGAGCCGGCGGGTCGTGAGGTGTTGGGTTATAGCGATCTGTCGCGTTTCTATCGAACGGCTGACGGTTGGCTATACCTCGATGCAGATTCAGCGGATCTGGGCAGACTGGATGCAGTTCAAGGCTTGAACGGCCTGTCTGCGGCAGGTGACCACGTGGCTTTCCTCAGTGCAGCTCTGGCCAAGGTGGCGGGAGAAACCTGGCAACGCCGTTTGCAGGAAGCCGGAGTCGCCGCTGCTGTCCCGGATAACATCGACAATCTCCGCAATCGCTACAGCCGACCTGCTGACAACTACCCGGGCACTGACAACGGGAGCTACTCGTTCAGTGTCTATGCCGATCATCCGAGTGGGCGCTGCGTAACTCAGCTCGATCCCTTTGCCATACGCCCGCGCCATGCGGCGATCCGCAGCCTTTCACCAGCAGAAAAATTTGGCGCTTCAACCAGATCTGTCTTGGGTGAACTCGGTTACAGCGAAAGTGAAGTTGACGCTCTCATGACCCGCAGCGTTATCAGCGACAGCTGGAGCCAAGAGTATTTGCCCAGCTGA
- a CDS encoding ABC transporter substrate-binding protein translates to MKSATFLLLSGIVSCSAYAENTLTVVSYGGNLTNAQIQAAHKPFTAATGTRVISEDYSGGIAQIKTQVDSKKVTWDVVDAEIPNVIRACNNGLLERIDPATLAPAPDGTPAAKDFLPGALTECGVASYVWSTVMAYNTKAFKGEQPHTLKDFFDTKRFPGKRALRKAPQVNLEWALMADGVPREKVYEMLGTEDGLDRAFAKLDTIKKDTIWWEAGAQAPQLLADGEVSMISAYSGRIVIAQQKEQQPFKIVWDGQMYDMEAWVVPAGNPKKDQAMDFLKFATQSSVLADQSNYIAYGPTRLSAQALVDPKVKPNLPTSPENFASALQVDSQWWGDHADELNERFNAWLSK, encoded by the coding sequence ATGAAAAGCGCAACGTTTCTTTTGCTATCCGGCATCGTGTCCTGCAGCGCTTACGCAGAAAACACTCTCACGGTTGTGTCCTACGGCGGCAACCTGACTAATGCCCAGATCCAAGCCGCACACAAACCCTTCACTGCCGCCACAGGTACCCGGGTGATTTCGGAGGACTATTCCGGGGGCATCGCGCAAATCAAGACTCAGGTAGACAGCAAAAAGGTCACTTGGGACGTAGTCGATGCTGAAATACCGAACGTCATTCGTGCCTGTAACAACGGCCTGCTCGAACGAATTGACCCCGCCACCCTGGCTCCTGCACCGGATGGAACACCTGCTGCAAAAGATTTTCTGCCAGGGGCCCTGACGGAATGCGGCGTGGCGAGCTATGTCTGGTCGACAGTCATGGCCTACAACACCAAAGCCTTCAAGGGCGAGCAGCCCCATACCCTGAAAGACTTTTTCGATACCAAGCGCTTCCCAGGCAAACGAGCACTGCGTAAAGCACCTCAAGTCAATCTTGAATGGGCGCTCATGGCCGACGGCGTGCCCCGTGAAAAGGTGTACGAAATGCTGGGGACTGAAGATGGCCTGGATCGAGCTTTTGCCAAGCTCGACACAATCAAAAAGGACACCATCTGGTGGGAAGCCGGGGCACAAGCGCCGCAACTGCTAGCCGATGGCGAGGTCAGCATGATCTCAGCTTATAGCGGGCGTATCGTGATTGCGCAGCAGAAAGAGCAGCAGCCGTTCAAAATCGTGTGGGATGGTCAGATGTATGACATGGAGGCTTGGGTAGTCCCTGCCGGCAATCCGAAAAAAGATCAGGCGATGGATTTTTTGAAGTTTGCCACTCAAAGCTCGGTACTGGCTGACCAAAGTAACTATATCGCCTATGGCCCTACACGACTCTCCGCGCAAGCCTTGGTAGACCCAAAGGTCAAACCCAACTTGCCTACTAGCCCTGAAAACTTTGCCAGCGCACTCCAGGTGGACTCCCAGTGGTGGGGAGACCATGCAGACGAATTGAATGAGCGCTTCAACGCTTGGCTGTCCAAGTAA